Proteins co-encoded in one Ictalurus furcatus strain D&B chromosome 9, Billie_1.0, whole genome shotgun sequence genomic window:
- the egr2a gene encoding E3 SUMO-protein ligase EGR2a, with translation MTANSVDKVSESLTDFIRAIATDVCPMDDIPSGFPHVDVRSEASGGSLGAESFSKEKRIADFLDPNSAQSSPLAYTGKISIGAQCAHGSWSPDSLINFVCAEVQNATPGLTPFPTASPGPTDLSGASACAKSHEKDMEHMYSSPPPYTCSADGYQDPSTYLSTSTCPLTYPPASYTSPKSSIDGALFSIIPDYGGFYQSSGQRDAPVFQDRKPFSCSLDSVRVPPPLTPLNMIRNFTLSCPVDGLRPPTDSNPQSVPLRPILRPRKYPTRPCKTPVHERPYPCPAEGCDRRFSRSDELTRHVRIHTGHKPFQCRICMRSFSRSDHLTTHIRTHTGEKPFSCDFCGRKFARSDERRRHTKIHQRQREKRASAPPAQTSGAQGAV, from the exons ATGACAGCTAACAGTGTGGATAAAGTTTCTGAGTCGCTCACTGATTTCATACGCGCTATTGCAACGGATGTTTGTCCTATGGATGACATACCAAGCGGCTTTCCTCATGTAGACGTGAGAAGCGAGGCATCAGGAG GTAGCCTGGGCGCGGAGAGTTTCTCTAAGGAAAAGCGCATTGCTGACTTTCTAGACCCGAACAGCGCACAGAGTTCTCCTCTAGCCTACACGGGCAAAATTTCCATCGGCGCTCAGTGCGCACACGGCAGCTGGAGCCCAGACAGCTTGATCAACTTTGTCTGCGCAGAAGTCCAAAACGCGACACCTGGCCTCACCCCTTTCCCTACCGCCTCTCCAGGACCCACAGACCTCTCGGGGGCTTCAGCTTGTGCCAAAAGCCACGAGAAGGATATGGAGCACATGTACTCATCACCTCCCCCTTACACCTGTAGTGCGGATGGCTACCAGGACCCCTCGACCTACCTATCAACTAGTACATGCCCATTAACGTACCCGCCTGCTTCTTACACATCCCCAAAGTCCAGCATAGACGGTGCGCTTTTCTCCATCATACCAGATTATGGAGGTTTTTACCAGAGCAGCGGCCAAAGAGATGCGCCAGTCTTCCAGGACCGAAAACCGTTCTCCTGCTCTCTGGACTCCGTTAGAGTTCCTCCACCCCTCACGCCGCTGAACATGATAAGAAATTTTACTCTTTCGTGTCCCGTGGACGGATTGAGGCCGCCCACTGACTCCAACCCACAGAGTGTCCCGTTACGACCCATACTGCGACCGAGGAAGTACCCGACCCGACCGTGTAAGACCCCGGTCCATGAGAGGCCGTACCCGTGTCCAGCGGAGGGATGCGACCGCAGGTTCTCGCGGTCCGACGAGCTCACGCGCCACGTGCGCATCCACACCGGCCACAAGCCGTTTCAGTGCCGCATCTGCATGCGCAGCTTCAGCCGCAGCGACCACCTAACCACGCACATCCGCACGCACACGGGCGAGAAGCCCTTCTCCTGCGACTTCTGCGGCCGGAAGTTCGCCAGGAGCGACGAGCGAAGGAGGCACACGAAAATCCaccaaagacagagagagaaaagggcgAGCGCTCCTCCTGCCCAGACATCAGGCGCTCAAGGCGCCGTGTGA
- the adob gene encoding 2-aminoethanethiol (cysteamine) dioxygenase b: MMPQDNMSSLIQRLARQALTTFRNRASEESKAFVENQSKLRSLLAEVRAADLKIVPRCVDSSCVSPQLLGPPVTYMHICETDSFSMGVFLLKHGSCIPLHDHPNMYGMLKVLYGKVRVSCYDRLDCSPDSASGRHFNPPLLPFQKSGMRLSVQRSVEEYTEDSPPCVLSPYRDNLHQIEAVDGPTAFLDILAPPYDPDDGRDCHYYKVLQQGLESAERTAGGQEQTELWLMEIPQPSEFWCGAEPYPGPKVSL, from the coding sequence ATGATGCCTCAGGACAACATGAGCTCCCTGATTCAGAGACTCGCCCGACAGGCGCTCACGACCTTCCGCAACCGGGCTAGTGAGGAAAGCAAGGCGTTTGTGGAGAACCAGAGCAAGCTGAGGAGCCTGCTGGCGGAGGTCAGGGCGGCGGATCTGAAGATTGTTCCTCGGTGTGTGGACAGCAGCTGTGTGTCCCCGCAGCTCCTCGGGCCGCCTGTCACCTACATGCACATTTGCGAGACGGACTCGTTCAGCATGGGGGTGTTTCTGTTAAAGCACGGCTCTTGCATCCCGCTCCACGACCACCCAAACATGTACGGCATGCTGAAAGTGCTCTACGGCAAGGTCAGGGTTAGTTGTTACGACAGGTTGGACTGCTCACCCGACAGCGCTAGCGGGAGACACTTTAACCCCCCGCTGCTCCCCTTCCAGAAAAGCGGCATGCGGCTGTCCGTGCAGCGGTCTGTAGAGGAATACACAGAGGACAGCCCCCCGTGTGTCTTATCCCCCTACAGGGACAACCTGCATCAGATCGAGGCCGTGGACGGACCCACCGCCTTCCTTGACATATTGGCACCACCTTACGACCCAGACGACGGCAGAGACTGCCACTATTATAAGGTTTTGCAGCAGGGTCTGGAGAGTGCAGAAAGGACGGCGGGGGGTCAGGAGCAGACAGAGCTGTGGCTCATGGAAATCCCTCAACCTAGTGAATTCTGGTGTGGTGCTGAACCTTACCCTGGGCCAAAGGTTTCTCTATGA